The Candidatus Limnocylindrales bacterium genome has a segment encoding these proteins:
- a CDS encoding NYN domain-containing protein: MDRVGIFVDVQNIWKTFGKIKYDVLLAHAQKNRKLVRASAFMSYDPEDEGQHNFMRALSHLGYRVVSKPIRRLPDGSIKGNIDLEFAIDALTLGKYLDVAVLVTGDGDFVKLVEALGHMGTRVEVIGPDANTAIELIYAADHYTNLSHLEGIVESPEPGGDRNFNHYSEKLAKKQNEYTNRFEGRVSYRPGST; this comes from the coding sequence ATGGATCGAGTGGGTATATTTGTAGATGTCCAAAATATTTGGAAAACTTTTGGAAAAATAAAATATGATGTTTTATTAGCGCATGCCCAAAAAAATCGAAAATTAGTCAGAGCTTCGGCCTTTATGAGCTATGATCCGGAGGATGAAGGTCAGCACAATTTTATGAGAGCCCTGAGCCATCTGGGATACCGGGTGGTCAGCAAACCTATTCGTCGCCTACCCGATGGAAGTATCAAAGGTAATATCGATTTGGAATTCGCTATTGACGCGCTTACCTTAGGCAAATATTTAGATGTAGCCGTTCTGGTTACCGGAGATGGGGATTTTGTTAAACTGGTTGAAGCCTTGGGCCATATGGGTACCCGGGTTGAAGTCATCGGACCTGATGCTAATACGGCCATCGAGTTGATTTATGCTGCCGATCATTACACCAATTTAAGCCATCTCGAAGGGATCGTAGAAAGTCCAGAGCCCGGTGGGGATCGAAACTTTAACCATTATAGTGAAAAGCTGGCCAAGAAGCAGAACGAGTATACTAATCGTTTTGAAGGGAGAGTCTCTTATAGGCCAGGTTCAACGTAG
- the cax gene encoding calcium/proton exchanger, with protein sequence MSISKFKLNIDNALTLLLIFVPVSFFLEFTHARPPFIFISSALSILPLAGLMGKATEHLASRTSAGISGLLNATFGNAAELIIALMGIRAGLFNMVKASITGSIVGNILFVLGLAIFLGGLKREKQNFNSLAASVGSTMLTLSVISLLIPAVFTQTAHFQNPSQKFILSEELSLAISIILILVYLCGLIFSLKTHKHLVRETDSETRDETESHWGVKKSLLILFISTVTIAFISEFLVTSLSPTAQVLGLTELFMGIIVIAIIGNAAEHSTAVLVAIKNKMDLSMNIAVGSSIQIALFVAPVLVITSYLMGTPMDLEFTLLEVVAVAISVAVVSLISLDGESNWLEGIQLLAVYAILAIVFFLAP encoded by the coding sequence TTGAGTATTAGCAAATTTAAGCTCAATATTGACAATGCGCTGACACTTCTTCTGATTTTTGTACCTGTCAGTTTTTTCCTTGAGTTCACCCATGCCCGTCCTCCTTTTATATTCATCTCTTCTGCCTTGTCTATTCTTCCTTTAGCCGGACTTATGGGTAAGGCTACCGAGCATCTGGCAAGTAGAACCAGTGCGGGTATAAGTGGTTTGTTGAACGCTACGTTTGGTAATGCAGCCGAGCTAATTATCGCTTTAATGGGAATTCGAGCGGGACTCTTTAACATGGTTAAAGCGTCTATTACCGGGTCCATTGTAGGAAATATCCTTTTCGTCTTGGGACTTGCTATTTTTTTGGGTGGATTAAAACGGGAAAAACAGAACTTCAATAGCTTGGCAGCCAGTGTAGGGTCTACCATGTTAACCTTATCGGTTATATCTCTGCTGATTCCGGCCGTCTTTACCCAAACTGCCCACTTTCAGAATCCCTCTCAAAAATTTATTCTCAGCGAAGAACTCAGCCTGGCCATTTCGATAATCCTTATCCTGGTTTACCTGTGTGGACTTATTTTTTCCCTTAAAACTCACAAGCATCTGGTTCGTGAGACCGACTCAGAAACCCGGGATGAAACAGAATCCCACTGGGGGGTAAAAAAATCCCTTCTCATCCTTTTCATATCCACCGTTACCATTGCCTTTATCAGTGAGTTCCTGGTTACTTCCCTTTCACCTACGGCACAGGTCCTGGGACTTACCGAACTCTTTATGGGAATTATTGTAATTGCTATCATTGGTAATGCAGCAGAACACAGTACTGCCGTCCTGGTGGCGATTAAAAATAAAATGGATTTAAGCATGAATATTGCAGTTGGCTCAAGTATCCAAATCGCTTTGTTTGTCGCTCCGGTTTTGGTCATCACGAGTTATTTAATGGGTACTCCCATGGATCTGGAATTTACCTTACTAGAAGTGGTTGCAGTAGCCATCTCTGTAGCGGTTGTAAGCCTTATCTCCCTGGATGGGGAATCCAACTGGTTGGAAGGGATTCAATTGCTGGCAGTTTATGCCATTCTCGCTATTGTATTTTTCCTCGCACCCTAA